One genomic window of Metopolophium dirhodum isolate CAU chromosome 4, ASM1992520v1, whole genome shotgun sequence includes the following:
- the LOC132943880 gene encoding ribosome-recycling factor, mitochondrial — MLKITTAVGRGTQVVSALRHGRSPCNIALQCLGRLHAKSQMDPRRPSSTFLDNIGSDWCCTHHLVRCYAKNKDKKSNKGQKKVSIDENFLAEHFKYNTMKTEMEKAVAALKNNYIKNLSLRSSTGALDSLPVTFEGDEYVIQDLAQIVRKNPKTIILNMTSFPQAIPAVLESLKASGMNLNPQQDKTSIFIPIPKVTKEHRENLSKGAKALFVKTKDSIKELQNKNIKVLKDNDALATDLVHTLQDQITALADKYVLEAQRIMEEKQSELKGDS, encoded by the exons ATGTTGAAAATAACGACAGCTGTAGGAAGAGGAACACAAGTCGTCTCTGCGCTGCGGCACGGACGAAGTCCCTGTAACATCGCACTCCAATGTCTTGGTAGGTTACATGCAAAGTCGCAGATGGACCCAAGGCGCCCGTCGTCGACATTTCTCGATAATATCGGCAGCGACTGGTGTTGTACGCACCATTTGGTTCGATGTTATGCAAAAAACAAAGACAAGAAAAGCAATAAAG GTCAAAAAAAAGTATCCATTGATGAGAACTTTTTGGCTGAGCACTTTAAATACAACACCATGAAAACCGAAATGGAAAAGGCTGTGGctgcattaaaaaataactatattaaaaatctgTCCTTAAGATCTTCTACag GAGCATTGGATTCACTACCAGTTACATTTGAAGGTGATGAATATGTTATACAAGACTTAGCACAGATTGTGAGAAAAAAtcctaaaacaataattttgaacatgACATCTTTTCCACAAGCAATTCCAGCTGTTTTGGAATCATTAAAAGCTTCTGGTATGAATTTAAATCCCCAACAAGATAAAACTTCTATATTTATACCAATACCTAA agttacaaaaGAACATAGAGAAAACTTAAGCAAAGGTGCAAAAGCACTTTTTGTCAAAACTAAAGATTCTATTAAagaattacaaaacaaaaatatcaaagtaTTAAAAGACAATGATGCATTAGCGACAGATTTGGTTCACACTTTGCAAGATCAG